GAGCAGCGAACCTCCCCGGTGCAGTTCCCCGACGTCAGCGCAGCGCGTCGTTGAGCGCGCCGTAGCGGTAGGCGGTGACGGTCACCGGCCCCTCGAAGTCGCGCACCGCGGCCTCGACCCGCCCGCGCAGCGGCTCGACCGCGCGCTCGTCGACCTCGACGCGTACGCCGTCGCCCAGGTCGCGCACCCGCACGTCGCGCAGCGGCACCCCCAGCTCCCCCGCGAGCCCGCGGACCGCCAGCTCCGCGCGCTCGACCCGGGCGAGCCGGCGCGGCGTCACCTCGACGCCGTAGGCGATCCGGCTCGCCAGGCAGGGAGCGGCCGGCTTGTCCCAGGTGGGCAGACCGGCCGCGGCGCTGGCCGCCCGGACGTCGTCCTTGGTGAGGCCGGCGTCGCGCAGCGGAGCGACGACCCCGCGCTCGTCGGCCGCGCGCATGCCGGGGCGGAAGGGGTCGGTGGCGTCGCTGGCGTTCGTGCCGGTCGCGACCGCGGCGAGGCCGAGCTCGCTGGCGAGCGGCACCAGCAGGTCGAGCAGCGTGGACTTGCAGAAGTAGCAGCGGCTGCCGGTGTTGGCGCGGTAGCCCTCGAGCTCGCCCTCGTCGGTCTGGACCTCGTGGTGCCGGGCGCCCAGCGAGGCGGCGAGCGCCTGCGCCTCGGCGCGCTCCTGGGCCGACAGCGACGGCGAGACGCCCGTCGCTGCGACGACGCGGTCGGCGCCGAGGACGTCCAGGGCCCGGGTGAGCAGGAAGGTGGAGTCGACGCCACCGCTGAAGGCCACGACCAGCGAGCCGCGCTCGGCCAGGTCGGCGTCGAGCGCGCCCAGCCGGTCGTCGCGGGTGCCCACCTGCCTAGACTCGCACACCGTGGACTCCGCCGACGTCGCGCGACTGCTCCGCTCCGTCGCCGAGGGCGGCACCGACGTGGACGCCGCCCTGCGGGCCCTGGTCGAGGGTCCGTTCGCCGGGGCCGACGGCCGTTCGGGCACCCGCGAGCTCGGCTTCGCGACGCTGGACACGCATCGCGCGCTGCGCACCGGCGACCCCGAGGTGGTGCTCGCCGAGCGCAAGACGCCCGACGAGACCGTCGCCATCGTGCGCGCCCTGCGCGAGGCGGGCGAGGGCCGGCCGGTGCTCGCCACCCGTGTGCCCTCCGAGACCGTCGCCGCGCTGGTCGACGCCTTCCCCGGCGCGCTGGTCGAGGACCGCGGCCGGTGCGTGTGCGTCGGGGGGCTCCCCGCGACCGCTGGCCGGGTGTGCGTGGTGTCCGCCGGCACCTCGGACGCTCCCGTGAGCGCGGAGGCCGCGTTCGTGGCGCGGGTCCACGGGGCCGAGGTCGAGCGCGTCGAGGACGTCGGCGTCGCGGGGCTCCACCGCGTGCTGTCCGTGCGCGACCGCATCGACGCCGCCGACTGCGTCGTGGTCGTCGCCGGCATGGACGGCGCGCTGCCCAGCGTGGTCGGCGGCCTGGTCGGCACGCCCGTCGTCGCGGTGCCCACGAGCGTCGGCTACGGCGCGTCGTTCGGCGGCGTGTCCGCCCTGCTGGCCATGCTCAACTCGTGCGCGCCCGGCGTCGCCGTCTTCAACATCGACAACGGCTTCGGAGCGGGGCTCTTCGCCGCGCGCGTCGCCCGCCGCGCGGCCGCTGCGCGGTCGCGGTGACCCTCGCCTGGTTCGACTGCTCGGCCGGCGCCAGCGGCGACATGCTGCTCGGCGCGCTGCTCGATGCGGGCGCCTCGCTCGAGGCGGTGCAGGCGGCCGTGGCCGCCGTCGACGCCGACCAGGTGTCGCTCGAGGTGCGCACCGTCTCGCGCCACGGCCTGCGCGCCGCGAAGGCCGACGTGCGCACCGCGGCGGACCCGCGACCGCGTACGTGGTCCGACCTCCGCCGCCTGCTGGAGGGCGCGGTCCTCGCCGAGCCGGTGCGGGTCGCCGCACTGCGCGTGTTCACCGCCCTGGCGGAGGCCGAGGGCCGCATCCACGGGGTGCCCGCCGACGACGTCCACTTCCACGAGGTCGGCGCGCTGGACTCGATCGCCGACGTCGTCGGCACCTGCGCCGCGCTGCACGACCTGGGGGTCACCCAGGTCTTCGCCTCGCCCGTGGCGGTGGGGTCGGGCAGCGTGCGCAGCGAGCACGGCCGGCTGCCGGTGCCGGTGCCGGCCGTCGTCGCCCTGCTCGCGGCCGCCGGTGCGCCGGTCACGCCGGGTGCCGCGCCCGTCGAGCTCTGCACGCCCACCGGCGCCGCCGTCCTCGCCGCGCTCTGCGAGGGGTTCGGGCCGCTGCCTGCGATGACGCTGCAGGCGAGCGGCACGGGCGCCGGCACCCGCGAGCTCGACCAGGCGGCCAACGTCGTACGCGTGCTGCTCGGCTCGCCCACCGCCGACGCACCGGCCCCCTCGTCCGCCGTGGTCCTCGAGGCGACGGTCGACGACCTGGACCCCCGGCTGTGGCCCGAGGTGCTCGCCCGGCTGCTGGACGCGGGCGCTGCCGACGCGTGGCTCGTCCCCGTGCTGATGAAGAAGGGCCGGCCGGGGCACGTGCTCAGCGTGCTCGCGCGCCCCGCACGGCTGCCGGCGCTGCGCGAGGTCGTCTTCCGCGAGACGACCACCCTCGGCCTGCGCGAGCACGCCGTCGACAAGCACGAGCTCGCGCGCGACTTCGTCGTCGTGCACGTCGACGGCGTGCGCGTCGCGGTCAAGCGCGGCTGGCTCGCCGGCGAGGTCGTCACGGCGACGCCCGAGCACGCCGACGTGCTGGCCGCCAGCGCCGCACTCGACCGGCCGGTCAAGGACGTGCTGGCGGCCGCCCAGGCCGCCTACGCGGCCGCCGTCGAGGCGGAGGCCTACGCCGGCTCGTAGAAGTTGCGCTCCCAGCGGTGGCGCGGGAAGACCTCGAGCTGCTCGGCCGGCAGCGGCTGCCCGTCGCTCACCGCCACGTTGCGCTCGACGTTGCGCACCGTGCGCATGCCGGGGATCACCGTCGAGACGGCGTCGTGGGCCAGGACGTAGCGCAGGGCCGTCGCGGCGAGGTCCTCCGGCCGGATGCCGAGGTCGGAGGTGAGCGCACCGACCCGGTGCTCGACCTCGGCCTTGCGCGCCCCGCCGAAGAAGCCGTTGCGGAAGTCGCCCTCGGGGAACTCGGTGTCGGCCCGGACCCGGCCGGTCAGCCCGCCCTCGTCGAGGGCGACCCGCACGATGACGCCGACGCCGTGCTCCTCGCACGCCGGGAGCAGCTGCTCGGCCGGCTGCTGGTGCCAGATGTTGTAGATCACCTGGACGGTGTCGACGACGCCGCTGCGGATCAGCTCGAGGGCGTTCTCCGGCTGGTAGTCGTTGATCGAGACGCCGAAGAACCGCATCTTGCCCTCGCGCTTGAGCGCCTCGACCGTCTCGAGCCAGTCGCCGCGGCCGACCCAGTCGTCGCTCCAGACGTGGAACTGCACGACGTCGAAGGCGTCGAGGCCCGAGGCCGACAGGCTCTCCTCGAGGCTGGCGCGGATGTGCTCGCCGGGGAACGTCGCCGAGGGGTCCAGGCCGCCGGGCGCGGGCCACGTCGCGTTCTTCGGCGGCACCTTCGTGGCCACGACGATGCGGTCGTCCTGCCGGGCACGCAGGACCTTGCCCACGATGCGCTCGCTCTCGCCGTAGCCGCGGGCGGTGTCGATGAAGGTGACCCCGGCGTCGATGGCCGCGTTCAGCGCGGCGACCGACTCGTCCTCGGCGGCACCCACCCACGCGCCGCCGCCGATGCCCCAGGCGCCGTAGCCGATCTCCGAGACCGAGAGGCCGGTCCGGCCGAGCGTGCGGTACTCCATCGCCGACTCCTTCGCGAAGCGCTGCCTGGCGCCGACGAGCGGTCTGTGGTCGTCTGTGCGCCGTGAGGGACGGTTCGGCAGCGTACTGGGACGCCGTGGTGGCAGGGTCGGGGCCCGCTGCCCTGGCCGCGACCGCTGCCCTGGCGCTCGAGGGGCTGCGCGTGCTGCGCGTGGGGCCGCCGGTGCGCTGGTCGGCGACCTACTGCTGCTGGTGGGACGAGGTCGTCGACGCCGCGGCGGCCCTGCGGCTCGGCGATCCCTACGCGCTCGCCACCCGCCACGACCAGCCGCTCGTGCGCACCCGCGCGGGCGGAGACGTGCTGCTCCCCCGGCCCTACGCCCGCCTCGACGACGCCGCGCTCGCGGCAGCGCTGCGGACCCGCGCGCTCGGCGCCGGTGCGGTCGAGCGCCGCGGCCGGCTCGCCGGGGTGCGCGGGGCCGGTACGTCGTCGGTGGCCGTGCTCGCCGACGGCACGGAGGTCGCGGGCTCCCTCGTCGTCGACGCCACCGGCGGGGCCGCGAACGCGCCCGCGCAGCAGCGGGCCTGGGGCGAGGTGGTCGAGGGCGTGCCCGACCTGCTACCACCGGGCGGCGCGCTCTTCATGGACTGGGTCGCGCCTGGGCGCGACGGCCCGCCGGCCTTCCTCTACGGCCTCGACCTCGGCGACGGCACCTCGCTGCTCGAGCTCACCTCGCTGGCCGCCCGGCCGCCGGTCGCGCTGGAGCAGCTGCGCTCGCAGCTGCACGCCCTGCTCGACGAGCGCGGCATCGTGCGCGCGGGCCGCAGCGAGCGGGTGGCCATCCCGCTCGGGCGCGCCCGGGTACGCAGTGGTGCCTTCGCCCCGGCCCTTCCCTTCGGCGCGGCTGCCGGCATGGTCCATCCGGCGACCGGCTACAGCGTCCTGAGCTCGCTCCTGCTCGCGCCGGCGCTCGCCCGGGCGGCGGCCGGCGCGCTGGGAGCCACGGGCGGGCGCGGCCCCACCGACGGCGGCGGTGCGGTGGAGGCGGCCCGCACGGCGCTGTGGCCGCGGGGGCGGCGGGCCACCGCGTACCTGCTCGACCGGGGGCTCGAGGCCCTGCTGCCCCTCGGCGCCGAGGACGTCGACCGCTTCTTCGCCGCGTTCTTCGCGCTGCCGCAGGAGCGCTGGTCGGCATACCTCGACCTGCGCTCGCCGCCCGCGGCTGTGGCGGCCGCCATGTCGGCCACCTTCGCCCGCCTGCCCGCGCACCTGCGGCTGCACGTGGCGCGGGCCACCGTCGCCGCACCGCGGCACTGAGCCGTCCGGGGCCCCGCGGGCTCCGAATACTGCGGTGGACGGGCTTGACGGGCACGCTGGACGGGGACGATGCAGGGTGTCGAGTCGTTGCGTGCGAGGGCGAGAGGTGGGTGGCGGTTCGTTGCCCGCGTCACCGGTCCAGGGAATCCGACCGACCGGTCGGACGTTGCACCGTCAACGGCGGGAGCACGGCGCAGCGGCTCCCGCCACGCAGCACCCGCCACAGCACCACGTGCACCCGCAGCACCGCATGAAGCATCCGCAGTCGCAGGGAAGGGAGGCGTCCAATGGCTGAGCGCGCACTACGCGGCTCTCGTCTCGGGGCGCAGAGCTATGAGACCGACGCAGGCGTGGAGACAGCTCCCCGCCAGCGCATCGACTACGACTGCCCGAGCGGGCACCGCACGTCGGTGCCGATGTCGATGGAGGCGGAGGTCCCCCTCGTCTGGGAGTGCCGCGTCTGCGGGCAGGAGGCGCTGCGCAGCGACGCCGAGATGCCCGAGGCCAAGCGGGTCAAGCCGCCGCGCACCCACTGGGACATGCTGCTCGAGCGGCGCACCGTCGCCGAGCTCGAGGAGCTGCTCGAGGAGCGCCTGGCCCTGCTCCGCGCCCGCCGCGGCGAGACCACGGGCCGCAAGAGCGCCTGAGCGGGTCCGCACGTCCCGCGTCCGCACTGCCGAGGACCCGTCGCCCGCCCGGGCGGCGGGTCCTCGTGCGTGCGGGGGTCCAGGCGCTCAGCCCTCGTCGTCGCGGTGGAGGACCTCGCCCGGGACGACGTCGCCCGGGGCCGAGGGTCGCCCACCCGGTGCGGAGCCCCAGCCGGGCTGCGCCCCGCGCGGCGGCCGGGCCGGGGCCCCTCGGCTCAGCAGCAGCGTGCCGAGCAGGCCGCCGGCGCCGCCCCGGCGCAGCAGGCGACGGACGAGCACCGCGGTGACGAGCCGGCGCGCGACCGGACGGGTCGGCGGCAGCACGAGGAAGAAGCCGACGACGTCGGTCAGGAAGCCGGGGGCCAGCAGCAGCGTGCCGCCCACCAGCACCAGTGCCGCGTCGAGCAGCTCACGGGAGGGCAGCCCGCCGCCCGCGAGCGACGCGCGCAGGGCCCGCCACGCGCGTACTCCCTCGCGCTTGACGATCCACCCGCCCAGCAGGCTCTCGAGCAGGAGCAGCGCGAACGTCTGCCAGCCGCCGATCGCCTGCCCGACCTGGACGATGACCCAGATCTCGGCGAGCGGGACGACGAGGAAGCACACGACCAGGAGGGCGGGCACGGCGCTCAGCTCTCGCGCAGCCGCGGCTGGGCCAGCGCCTGCAGGCGGCGCAGCAGCCGGCGCGGCAGGTCGCGGACGCCCCACAGCGTCACCCGCCACAGCGCCTCGACCACGATGGCCTGGCTCATCTTCGACTCGCCGCGCTCGCGCTCGACGAAGGTGATCGGCACCTCGGCCACGCGGTAGCCCGAGCGGACCGCCCGCCAGGCGAGGTCGACCTGGAAGCAGTAGCCCTGCGACTGGACGCCCTCGAGGCTCAGCCCGCGCAGCGTGGCCGCACGGAACGCGCGGTAGCCGCCGGTGACGTCGCGCAGGTGCACACCCAGCACCAGCCGGGTGTAGAGGTTGCCGCCGCGGCTGAGCACCTCGCGGCTGCGCGGCCAGTTGACGACCGCGCCGCCGGGCACCCAGCGGCTGCCGAGCACCAGGTCGCTGGTGCGCAGCCGCTCGAGCATCTGCGGCAGCGCCTCCGGCGGGTGGCTGCCGTCGGCGTCCATCTCGACCACCACGCCGTAGCCGCGCTCGATCGCCCAGGCGAAGCCGGCGAGGTAGGCGGCGCCGAGGCCCTCCTTGCCCGCGCGGTGCAGCACGTGCACCCGCGGGTCGGCGGCGGCCATCCGGTCGGCGAGCTCGCCCGTGCCGTCGGGGCTGGCGTCGTCGGCGACGAGGACCTCGGCCTCCGGCACCGCCGCGAACAGCCGCTCGACGACCGGCTCGAGGTTGTGGATCTCGTCGTAGGTCGGGACGACGACGAGCACCCGTCCCAGCTCCTCCCCCGTCACGTCTGCGCAGTCCTTCCGTCGGCACGCCGCATCGGCGGCAGGAGTCCGGTCGGCGCCGAGCGCCGGCCGGGAGAGATCCTCCCCCAGCCGTCGCGCGGGCCGGACCCGCGCCCCCGCCGCACCGTGCGGAGCCCCGCGCCCAGCCCGACCAGTGCCAGCAGGCCGAGGACCCACTCGGGTGCGGTGCGCAGGCGCACGGCCAGCGTCCGGCTCGCGCCGTCGGCCAGCGTCACGTCCGCACTGAGCACCCTCGGCGTGAACAACGCCGTGCGCTGCTCGACCGTGCCGTCGGCCGCGACGACCGCGCTCACGCCGCTGGTCGCGGCGACCAGTACCTCCCGCCCGGTCTCCTGGGCGCGCAGCCGCGACATCTGCAGCTGCTGCTCGGTCTGCGGCGTGCGCCCGAAGGTGGCGTTGTTGGTCTGCACCACCACGACCTGCGCGCCGTGGTCGACGACGTCGCGCACGAGCCCGTCGTAGCCGACCTCGAAGCAGATCACGTCGCCGAGGCGCACGCCGGCGACGTCGAGGGCGCCCACCGTGCTGCCGTGGACGAAGTCGCGGGCGACCCGGTCGACCGCGGAGGAGAACCGCCGGGCCACGTCGCGCATCGGGATGTACTCGGCGAACGGGACGGGGTGGCGCTTGACGTAGCGCGCGCCGGGGCCGGTCTGCGGGTCCCACACGATGCCCGCGTTCGAGACGTAGCGGCCGGGGCCCTCGAGCACCGCGCCGACGAGCACCGGCACGCCGATGTCGCGCACGGCGTCGTCGATGAGGGCGTGGGCGTCGGCGTTGACCAGCGGGTCGATGTCGGAGCTGTTCTCGGGCCAGATCACCAGGTCGGGCTGCGGCACCTCGCCGCGCCGGACGCTCGCGGCGAACTCGTGGGTCCGTGCGACGTGGTTGCGCAGGACGGCCTCGCGCTGGGCGTTGAAGTCGAGGCCCGCGCGCGGCACGTTGCCCTGGACCAGCGCGACGCGTACGTGGCGGCCGGCCGGCTCGGCGAAGGGCACCGCGCGCGGGACGACGGCGACGAGCAGCCCGGCGAGCACCAGCAGCGCGCCGGCGGCGCGGCGGTGGCGGGCAGCCAGCAGCG
Above is a window of Motilibacter peucedani DNA encoding:
- the larE gene encoding ATP-dependent sacrificial sulfur transferase LarE, which translates into the protein MGTRDDRLGALDADLAERGSLVVAFSGGVDSTFLLTRALDVLGADRVVAATGVSPSLSAQERAEAQALAASLGARHHEVQTDEGELEGYRANTGSRCYFCKSTLLDLLVPLASELGLAAVATGTNASDATDPFRPGMRAADERGVVAPLRDAGLTKDDVRAASAAAGLPTWDKPAAPCLASRIAYGVEVTPRRLARVERAELAVRGLAGELGVPLRDVRVRDLGDGVRVEVDERAVEPLRGRVEAAVRDFEGPVTVTAYRYGALNDALR
- the larB gene encoding nickel pincer cofactor biosynthesis protein LarB: MDSADVARLLRSVAEGGTDVDAALRALVEGPFAGADGRSGTRELGFATLDTHRALRTGDPEVVLAERKTPDETVAIVRALREAGEGRPVLATRVPSETVAALVDAFPGALVEDRGRCVCVGGLPATAGRVCVVSAGTSDAPVSAEAAFVARVHGAEVERVEDVGVAGLHRVLSVRDRIDAADCVVVVAGMDGALPSVVGGLVGTPVVAVPTSVGYGASFGGVSALLAMLNSCAPGVAVFNIDNGFGAGLFAARVARRAAAARSR
- the larC gene encoding nickel pincer cofactor biosynthesis protein LarC, giving the protein MTLAWFDCSAGASGDMLLGALLDAGASLEAVQAAVAAVDADQVSLEVRTVSRHGLRAAKADVRTAADPRPRTWSDLRRLLEGAVLAEPVRVAALRVFTALAEAEGRIHGVPADDVHFHEVGALDSIADVVGTCAALHDLGVTQVFASPVAVGSGSVRSEHGRLPVPVPAVVALLAAAGAPVTPGAAPVELCTPTGAAVLAALCEGFGPLPAMTLQASGTGAGTRELDQAANVVRVLLGSPTADAPAPSSAVVLEATVDDLDPRLWPEVLARLLDAGAADAWLVPVLMKKGRPGHVLSVLARPARLPALREVVFRETTTLGLREHAVDKHELARDFVVVHVDGVRVAVKRGWLAGEVVTATPEHADVLAASAALDRPVKDVLAAAQAAYAAAVEAEAYAGS
- a CDS encoding aldo/keto reductase, which codes for MEYRTLGRTGLSVSEIGYGAWGIGGGAWVGAAEDESVAALNAAIDAGVTFIDTARGYGESERIVGKVLRARQDDRIVVATKVPPKNATWPAPGGLDPSATFPGEHIRASLEESLSASGLDAFDVVQFHVWSDDWVGRGDWLETVEALKREGKMRFFGVSINDYQPENALELIRSGVVDTVQVIYNIWHQQPAEQLLPACEEHGVGVIVRVALDEGGLTGRVRADTEFPEGDFRNGFFGGARKAEVEHRVGALTSDLGIRPEDLAATALRYVLAHDAVSTVIPGMRTVRNVERNVAVSDGQPLPAEQLEVFPRHRWERNFYEPA
- a CDS encoding lycopene cyclase family protein, translating into MRDGSAAYWDAVVAGSGPAALAATAALALEGLRVLRVGPPVRWSATYCCWWDEVVDAAAALRLGDPYALATRHDQPLVRTRAGGDVLLPRPYARLDDAALAAALRTRALGAGAVERRGRLAGVRGAGTSSVAVLADGTEVAGSLVVDATGGAANAPAQQRAWGEVVEGVPDLLPPGGALFMDWVAPGRDGPPAFLYGLDLGDGTSLLELTSLAARPPVALEQLRSQLHALLDERGIVRAGRSERVAIPLGRARVRSGAFAPALPFGAAAGMVHPATGYSVLSSLLLAPALARAAAGALGATGGRGPTDGGGAVEAARTALWPRGRRATAYLLDRGLEALLPLGAEDVDRFFAAFFALPQERWSAYLDLRSPPAAVAAAMSATFARLPAHLRLHVARATVAAPRH
- a CDS encoding RNA polymerase-binding protein RbpA, with translation MAERALRGSRLGAQSYETDAGVETAPRQRIDYDCPSGHRTSVPMSMEAEVPLVWECRVCGQEALRSDAEMPEAKRVKPPRTHWDMLLERRTVAELEELLEERLALLRARRGETTGRKSA
- a CDS encoding FxsA family protein — its product is MPALLVVCFLVVPLAEIWVIVQVGQAIGGWQTFALLLLESLLGGWIVKREGVRAWRALRASLAGGGLPSRELLDAALVLVGGTLLLAPGFLTDVVGFFLVLPPTRPVARRLVTAVLVRRLLRRGGAGGLLGTLLLSRGAPARPPRGAQPGWGSAPGGRPSAPGDVVPGEVLHRDDEG
- a CDS encoding polyprenol monophosphomannose synthase; translated protein: MTGEELGRVLVVVPTYDEIHNLEPVVERLFAAVPEAEVLVADDASPDGTGELADRMAAADPRVHVLHRAGKEGLGAAYLAGFAWAIERGYGVVVEMDADGSHPPEALPQMLERLRTSDLVLGSRWVPGGAVVNWPRSREVLSRGGNLYTRLVLGVHLRDVTGGYRAFRAATLRGLSLEGVQSQGYCFQVDLAWRAVRSGYRVAEVPITFVERERGESKMSQAIVVEALWRVTLWGVRDLPRRLLRRLQALAQPRLRES
- the lnt gene encoding apolipoprotein N-acyltransferase, whose product is MLDSPSAPVLGPAALRWPADEPRRSELALRAAACVVSGLLLMLAFPPWSVWPAAIAGVGLFALALRGTTLKQGTWLGALQGAAFFGPLLHWTGIYVGPVPWLALVVLEALFVALLGTAYSVVGRLHPVPWALAVACLWSLQESARGRLPYGGFPWGRLGFAMADAPVAHLARLGGVPLVGFAVALAGSSVAAGALLAARHRRAAGALLVLAGLLVAVVPRAVPFAEPAGRHVRVALVQGNVPRAGLDFNAQREAVLRNHVARTHEFAASVRRGEVPQPDLVIWPENSSDIDPLVNADAHALIDDAVRDIGVPVLVGAVLEGPGRYVSNAGIVWDPQTGPGARYVKRHPVPFAEYIPMRDVARRFSSAVDRVARDFVHGSTVGALDVAGVRLGDVICFEVGYDGLVRDVVDHGAQVVVVQTNNATFGRTPQTEQQLQMSRLRAQETGREVLVAATSGVSAVVAADGTVEQRTALFTPRVLSADVTLADGASRTLAVRLRTAPEWVLGLLALVGLGAGLRTVRRGRGSGPRDGWGRISPGRRSAPTGLLPPMRRADGRTAQT